A single genomic interval of Penicillium psychrofluorescens genome assembly, chromosome: 2 harbors:
- a CDS encoding uncharacterized protein (ID:PFLUO_003892-T1.cds;~source:funannotate): MSSNENNENPTFFGGIGSALGKTVGGVTNTVGNTVGGLGNTAGTAVQGIGETVSGATEGLGNATKGAGQYVSNAGGGSSEKKTEEGSSGQA; this comes from the exons ATGTCTTCCAACGAGAACAACGAGAACC CCACCTTCTTCGGTGGCATCGGCAGTGCCCTGGGCAAGACCGTCGGCGGGGTGACCAACACCGTGGGAAATACCGTGGGCGGCCTAGGCAACACCGCCGGCACTGCAGTCCAGGGAATCGGCGAGACAGTCAGCGGCGCCACTGAGGGTCTCGGCAATGCGACCAAGGGCGCCGGCCAGTATGTGAGCAACGCCGGTGGCGGGTCCAgtgagaagaagacggaggaaGGATCCTCGGGTCAGGCCTAG
- a CDS encoding uncharacterized protein (ID:PFLUO_003891-T1.cds;~source:funannotate): MGHDDEPKTYRYNETPVYTASNGCPVMDPQASQRVGPNGPLLLQDFHLIDLLAHFDRERIPERVVHAKGAGAYGEFEVTDDISDIVSILGILERKRQER; encoded by the exons ATGGGCCACGACGACGAGCCGA AGACCTACCGCTACAACGAGACTCCGGTCTATACTGCTTCCAATGGCTGCCCGGTCATGGACCCCCAAGCCTCCCAGCGCGTGGGCCCCAACggcccgctgctgctgcaggacTTTCACCTCATTGACCTGCTGGCACACTTCGACCGCGAGCGCATCCCCGAGCGCGTGGTCCACGCCAAGGGTGCCGGTGCCTACGGCGAGTTCGAGGTGACTGACGATATCAGCGATATTGTAAGTATTTTGGGAATTttggaaagaaaaaggcaagAGCGCTGA
- a CDS encoding uncharacterized protein (ID:PFLUO_003890-T1.cds;~source:funannotate) — MLKDVGKKTKMLTRFSTVGGEKGSADSARDPRGFAIKFYTEEGNWDWVFNNTPVFFLRDPSKFPMFIHTQKRNPQTNLKDATMFWDYLSTHHESVHQVMHLFSDRGTPYSYRHMNAYSGHTYKWIKPDGTFNYVQIHCKTDQGNKTFTNDEAGKLSAENPDWHTQDLFNAIERGENPSWTCYVQVLSPEKAQKFRWNVFDLTKVWPQSEVPLRRFGRFTLNKNPQNYFAEIEQAAFSPSHMVPGAEPSADPVLQSRLFSYPDTHRHRLGGNYEQIPVNCPLKGFSPFHRDGHMNVHGNYGANPNYPSTSRPLAYKPVKANQEHEKWTGAVVAEQFPVTSEDYVQANGLWQVLGRTPGQQENFIGNISGHLCGAQERVRKATYEMFRRVNSDLGARIQAATEANVKGAPASRL; from the coding sequence ATGCTCAAGGACgttggcaagaagaccaagatgCTCACCCGCTTCTCCACCGTCGGTGGTGAGAAGGGATCGGCCGACAGCGCGCGCGACCCGCGCGGATTCGCCATCAAGTTCTATACGGAGGAGGGCAACTGGGACTGGGTGTTCAACAACACCCCCGTTTTCTTCCTGCGTGACCCGTCCAAGTTCCCCATGTTCATTCACACCCAGAAGCGCAACCCGCAGACCAACCTCAAGGATGCTACCATGTTCTGGGACTACCTGTCCACCCACCACGAGTCCGTCCACCAGGTGATGCACCTGTTCAGTGACCGGGGCACCCCATACTCGTACCGCCACATGAACGCCTACTCCGGCCACACGTACAAGTGGATCAAGCCCGACGGCACCTTCAACTACGTGCAGATCCACTGCAAGACCGACCAGGGCAACAAGACCTTCACCAACGACGAGGCCGGGAAGCTCTCCGCCGAGAACCCCGACTGGCACACACAGGACCTCTTCAACGCCATCGAGCGTGGCGAGAACCCCTCGTGGACCTGCTACGTGCAGGTTCTGAGCCCCGAGAAGGCGCAGAAGTTCCGCTGGAACGTCTTCGACTTGACAAAGGTGTGGCCGCAGTCCGAGGTGCCTCTCCGCCGCTTCGGCCGCTTCACCCTGAACAAGAACCCGCAGAACTATTTCGCCGAGATCGAACAGGCGgctttctcgccctcgcACATGGTCCCCGGCGCCGAGCCCTCCGCCGACCCTGTTCTCCAGTCCCGTCTCTTCTCCTACCCAGACACCCACCGCCACCGTCTGGGTGGCAACTACGAGCAGATCCCCGTCAACTGCCCGCTGAAGGGCTTCTCGCCGTTCCATCGCGACGGCCACATGAACGTCCACGGCAACTACGGCGCAAACCCCAACTACCCGTCCACCTCGCGCCCGCTCGCCTACAAGCCCGTCAAGGCGAATCAGGAGCACGAGAAGTGGACTGGTGCTGTCGTGGCCGAGCAGTTCCCTGTTACAAGCGAGGACTACGTCCAGGCCAACGGCCTCTGGCAGGTCCTTGGCCGCACGCCGGGTCAGCAGGAAAACTTCATCGGCAACATTTCGGGACACCTGTGCGGTGCGCAGGAGCGTGTTCGCAAGGCTACATATGAGATGTTCCGTCGTGTTAACAGCGACCTCGGCGCTCGTATTCAGGCTGCTACTGAGGCTAATGTCAAGGGTGCGCCGGCTTCCCGTCTGTAG